From Geovibrio ferrireducens, the proteins below share one genomic window:
- a CDS encoding chemotaxis protein CheW → MSVQNTVTYKDVLIPKELMGLISYMAGVEEYREELRTLGGQWDLLSILGKISGTGTDMTGTREGFRHLTCELLSQLGLELLDKTVREIGAKAQVAVDILIRNLFERTADIGFLATDDDVREYILKAEELRKMPAGDEEQINRTRIREDMTARIQERFAEYVSKYSVYFNIVLLDTEGNLIVQLDKNNKVTKSADPLIKEALTTKDEFVEVFRYSDILPAHEKSLIYAYRVTDGANLRYLGVLCLCFKFQDEMKEIFRKLKTGDEWSVISILDSEGKVIASSDPYQLPIGAPVEMVSGESYGIVKFAGRKYIAKTCPTKGYQGFFGLGWYGHVMMPIEHAFSSSNGRRESIDRRIMEAVMSDPRLFSEELRSIPIQADKIQGELERTVWNGNVKGNDPRSKILLWSVSDAGARTKSVFEKSIGNLHETVVDSILGNVWFWAALAADIMDRNLYERANDCRWWALTSAFRRILSATPSPNSEDRAKIASILSYINGLYTVYSNLFVYDGTGKITAVSNQADEYLVGTVLTKEWARQTLALKDSQKYTVSPFSVTELYSNRHTYIYGAAILAPENGRKTVGGIGIVFDSEPQFRGMLNDSLPRDEKGRIPDGCFGVFADRQRMVISSTDPELKPGDIIYTDKELFSLPAGEGTSKIVEYNGYYYAVGAHTSSGYREYKTEDGYVNDVIGLVFMPLAKISDTAGVKVRRRDMNIQVSSDKTGMDCLEAATFFIGTKWLGIDVKHVVEAIDPDGLTHVPGNRRFVKGRIIYQDVPLLVVDIRSLLEMPEKEMDSETQIVILTTGKDRFGLVVDALGEIPEVPNSRVDRSEHILENSKYTDCIVKPDPKSGQKEMLLVLKPDGIIAALRDML, encoded by the coding sequence ATGTCAGTCCAAAATACAGTTACCTATAAAGATGTTCTCATTCCGAAGGAGCTTATGGGGCTCATAAGCTACATGGCAGGGGTCGAGGAGTACAGGGAAGAACTGCGCACTCTCGGCGGTCAGTGGGATCTCTTAAGCATTCTGGGCAAGATAAGCGGCACAGGAACGGACATGACCGGAACCCGCGAGGGCTTCCGCCACCTCACCTGCGAACTCCTCAGCCAGCTTGGGCTTGAGCTTCTGGATAAAACAGTGCGGGAGATAGGCGCAAAGGCGCAGGTTGCAGTGGACATTCTCATAAGAAACCTGTTTGAGCGCACGGCGGATATAGGTTTTCTCGCCACTGACGATGATGTCAGGGAGTACATACTAAAAGCCGAAGAACTGAGAAAGATGCCCGCCGGGGATGAGGAGCAGATAAACCGCACAAGAATCAGGGAGGATATGACTGCCCGCATTCAGGAGCGGTTCGCTGAATATGTTTCCAAATACTCGGTTTATTTCAATATAGTCCTTCTGGACACTGAGGGGAATCTCATTGTTCAGCTTGATAAAAACAACAAAGTAACAAAATCCGCTGATCCGCTGATAAAAGAAGCGCTCACCACTAAGGATGAATTTGTGGAGGTTTTCAGATACTCCGATATTCTGCCCGCACATGAAAAATCGCTTATATATGCATACAGGGTGACAGACGGGGCAAACCTCCGTTATCTGGGTGTTTTATGCCTCTGTTTCAAGTTTCAGGACGAAATGAAGGAGATTTTCCGCAAGCTGAAAACCGGGGACGAGTGGTCGGTAATATCCATACTGGACAGCGAAGGGAAGGTAATAGCCAGTTCTGATCCTTATCAGCTTCCCATAGGCGCTCCGGTTGAAATGGTGAGCGGGGAATCCTACGGCATAGTCAAATTCGCAGGCAGAAAATACATAGCCAAAACATGCCCCACAAAGGGGTATCAGGGTTTCTTCGGCCTTGGCTGGTACGGGCATGTAATGATGCCCATTGAGCATGCGTTTTCATCCTCAAACGGCAGACGCGAAAGCATAGACCGCAGAATAATGGAAGCGGTAATGAGCGATCCCCGCCTCTTCTCCGAGGAGCTCCGCAGCATCCCCATTCAGGCGGACAAGATTCAGGGAGAGCTTGAACGCACGGTATGGAACGGCAATGTAAAAGGGAATGACCCTCGTTCCAAGATACTCCTCTGGAGCGTGTCAGACGCAGGAGCACGCACAAAAAGCGTATTTGAAAAGTCCATAGGCAACCTTCACGAAACAGTAGTGGACTCAATTCTGGGCAATGTGTGGTTCTGGGCGGCTCTGGCGGCGGACATAATGGACAGGAACCTTTATGAGCGCGCCAATGACTGCCGCTGGTGGGCGCTGACCTCAGCATTCCGCCGCATCCTCTCTGCCACGCCCTCCCCTAATTCAGAGGATCGTGCAAAGATAGCCTCCATACTTTCATACATCAACGGCCTTTACACTGTTTACTCAAACCTCTTCGTATATGACGGAACAGGAAAAATAACCGCTGTCTCAAATCAGGCGGATGAATACCTCGTGGGCACAGTGCTCACAAAGGAATGGGCAAGGCAGACTCTGGCACTGAAAGACAGCCAGAAGTACACAGTCTCCCCGTTTTCAGTAACCGAGCTCTATTCTAACAGACATACCTACATCTACGGAGCGGCGATACTCGCACCGGAAAACGGCAGGAAGACAGTTGGCGGAATAGGCATAGTCTTTGACAGCGAGCCTCAGTTCAGGGGAATGCTGAACGATTCCCTGCCTAGAGATGAAAAGGGGCGTATACCGGATGGCTGTTTCGGCGTATTCGCTGACAGGCAGAGGATGGTTATAAGCTCCACAGACCCGGAACTCAAACCCGGCGACATAATATACACCGATAAGGAGCTTTTCAGCCTTCCCGCCGGTGAGGGGACATCAAAAATTGTTGAGTACAACGGTTATTACTACGCAGTCGGTGCGCACACCTCATCAGGCTACAGGGAGTACAAAACGGAAGACGGCTACGTGAATGACGTTATAGGCCTTGTGTTCATGCCCCTTGCCAAAATATCTGACACAGCAGGTGTTAAGGTGCGCAGGCGCGATATGAACATACAGGTTTCCAGCGACAAAACAGGCATGGACTGCCTTGAGGCGGCAACCTTTTTCATAGGCACAAAATGGCTGGGGATCGATGTTAAGCATGTGGTGGAAGCAATTGACCCGGACGGACTGACCCATGTTCCCGGCAACAGGCGCTTTGTCAAGGGGCGCATAATCTATCAGGATGTTCCGCTCCTTGTAGTGGACATACGATCACTTCTTGAAATGCCTGAAAAGGAAATGGATTCTGAAACTCAGATAGTAATACTCACCACAGGAAAGGATAGGTTCGGCCTTGTGGTTGACGCTCTGGGAGAGATACCCGAAGTCCCCAACTCAAGGGTGGACAGGAGCGAGCACATACTTGAAAATTCAAAATATACCGACTGTATAGTGAAGCCTGACCCGAAATCAGGCCAGAAGGAGATGCTGCTTGTGCTTAAACCGGACGGCATAATAGCCGCACTGCGTGATATGCTCTAG
- a CDS encoding two-component system sensor histidine kinase NtrB has translation MKSANFQAELLMDEMSAFGIRRFGEFLLGKINGDNLVFKTPRGTYGIKVISSRKDYEFFVIALDEFNQPLGDIMDISSLQHEIKNPLTVIDGTAQIIAAKAKNEYIEKCAGIIQKESGRIKSILGNIHMLSEMTVKFDEIDVESFISELRDGIKIVYSRIELRFRVLRNLRTIKADREKLFMALSNILKNACEAQAEGDIEVEISIDPTIKYMDKEMDKACSMLRIVISDSGPGMEEQVLERLFTPFFTTKNKGTGLGLIIAREAIDKHHGRIEVNSVKGKGTDFIVYIPSRMNPDSEKSG, from the coding sequence GTGAAGTCAGCGAATTTTCAGGCGGAACTGCTCATGGATGAGATGTCCGCCTTCGGCATACGAAGGTTCGGTGAGTTCCTTCTGGGCAAAATAAACGGGGATAACCTTGTTTTCAAAACTCCAAGAGGGACTTACGGGATAAAGGTGATCTCCTCCCGCAAGGATTACGAATTTTTTGTGATAGCACTTGACGAGTTCAACCAGCCCCTTGGGGATATTATGGATATATCCTCACTTCAGCATGAGATAAAAAACCCCCTGACAGTCATAGACGGCACAGCGCAGATCATAGCCGCCAAGGCTAAGAATGAGTACATCGAGAAATGCGCAGGGATCATACAGAAAGAGAGCGGCAGGATAAAATCTATCCTCGGCAACATACACATGCTCAGTGAAATGACTGTGAAGTTTGATGAAATAGATGTTGAAAGCTTCATAAGCGAACTGAGGGACGGAATAAAAATTGTTTACTCCCGCATAGAACTCCGCTTCCGTGTTCTGCGCAACCTGAGAACAATTAAGGCAGACAGGGAAAAGCTGTTCATGGCATTGTCCAATATACTCAAAAACGCCTGCGAGGCGCAGGCGGAAGGGGATATTGAGGTGGAGATCTCCATCGACCCCACCATAAAGTATATGGACAAGGAGATGGATAAGGCCTGTTCCATGCTCCGCATAGTTATCTCCGACTCCGGCCCCGGAATGGAGGAGCAGGTGCTGGAGAGGCTGTTCACCCCGTTTTTCACCACGAAGAACAAGGGCACAGGTCTTGGGCTCATAATAGCAAGAGAAGCCATAGATAAGCACCACGGGCGTATAGAGGTGAACTCCGTGAAAGGGAAGGGGACGGACTTTATTGTCTACATCCCCTCGCGCATGAACCCTGACAGCGAAAAAAGCGGCTAG
- a CDS encoding penicillin-binding protein 1A: MIETIRQFIRNTKPLYLIIGAALFIMLFTFGSVLGYIYILSRQLPSVEQLKDFQYDRPTIIYDRNGDPIAELGTERRYPISIKEMPDYMWQAVVAVEDARFFEHGGVDMMGIMRAFVSNVKAGRVVEGGSTLTQQLVKIIYLTPEKKLKRKIKEAILAYRLDNFLEKEEILEMYLNQVYFGRGAYGVEAAAANYFGKKASELTLAEAAMIAGIPKAPGIYAPHISMEKAVSRRNHVLYRLFETGYVTEDVYRKAADEKVRIIDRIKPKNSYAGYFTDMVVKFIKDELDDEEPENGGYRVYTTLDLDLQKNAETAIKSNILRLNKELGYSGDIALFEEKSGESTEERKARLDEILKEERPYILSMGFQRALVTKVEKNQAEILLADRSKGILRLNDNKWARPRGGSYSRLTDFATIIKKNSVIFVSVLNRENGYYEIETDPDLESALISIEPDTGAILAVTGGFEYSKSMFNRAVQAKRQVGSLFKPIVYSAALENGYNVMTETYDAPVVKPMEEEGEYWKPENYSGRFYGLTTLKEALTQSRNVVTIKIAEKIGIGTILSYAKKFGMTEHLARDLSISIGSGSAPLIEMVYAFSVFPNLGYRVQPYYVTKIEDGRGKLIREYKPSGKTDVIKPETAQIMTEIMENVVEQGTGKRARILHRPTGGKTGTTNDFKDAWFVGYLPNVVSGVWIGFDDFKAIGHSMAGASAALPAWVDYMNRSLRQFPYAVFPVADNVMYYKVDTGTHKITDSYATDFSFEPYDVTE; this comes from the coding sequence ATGATAGAGACAATAAGACAGTTTATAAGAAACACCAAGCCTTTGTACCTTATCATAGGCGCGGCGCTTTTTATTATGCTTTTCACCTTCGGCAGCGTTCTGGGTTATATATACATACTCAGCCGTCAGCTTCCGTCCGTTGAACAGCTTAAGGATTTTCAGTACGACAGACCCACAATAATATATGACCGCAACGGCGACCCCATCGCAGAACTGGGTACGGAAAGACGTTATCCCATATCCATAAAGGAAATGCCGGACTACATGTGGCAGGCGGTTGTTGCAGTTGAGGATGCCAGATTCTTTGAACACGGCGGCGTGGATATGATGGGCATTATGCGTGCCTTTGTATCCAACGTGAAGGCAGGAAGGGTTGTTGAAGGGGGCAGTACGCTCACCCAGCAGCTTGTGAAGATAATCTATCTCACTCCTGAGAAAAAGCTTAAGCGTAAAATAAAAGAGGCAATCCTCGCCTACCGCCTTGATAACTTTCTTGAAAAGGAGGAGATACTGGAAATGTATCTCAATCAGGTGTATTTCGGCAGGGGTGCATACGGCGTTGAGGCCGCAGCCGCGAACTACTTCGGCAAAAAAGCTTCCGAGCTCACTCTGGCCGAGGCGGCTATGATAGCCGGAATCCCCAAAGCACCGGGAATTTACGCTCCGCATATCAGCATGGAAAAGGCAGTGAGCCGCAGAAACCATGTTCTCTACAGGCTTTTTGAAACGGGCTACGTGACAGAGGATGTTTACAGAAAAGCCGCAGACGAAAAGGTCAGGATCATAGACAGGATAAAGCCGAAAAACTCATACGCCGGTTATTTTACTGACATGGTTGTGAAATTCATCAAGGACGAGCTTGATGACGAGGAGCCGGAAAACGGCGGCTACAGGGTTTACACAACTCTGGATCTTGATTTGCAGAAAAATGCCGAAACAGCCATCAAAAGCAATATTCTCCGTCTTAATAAGGAGCTTGGCTACTCCGGCGACATAGCCCTGTTTGAAGAAAAGAGCGGTGAAAGCACAGAGGAACGCAAGGCAAGGCTTGATGAAATCCTTAAAGAGGAGAGGCCGTATATCCTTTCCATGGGCTTTCAGCGTGCGCTTGTGACCAAGGTCGAGAAAAATCAGGCGGAAATACTTCTGGCTGACCGTTCAAAAGGCATTCTCCGCCTCAATGACAATAAGTGGGCAAGACCCAGAGGCGGAAGTTATTCGCGCCTTACGGATTTCGCCACTATCATAAAGAAAAACTCCGTTATCTTTGTTTCAGTGCTGAACAGGGAGAACGGCTATTACGAAATAGAGACCGACCCTGATCTGGAGAGTGCGCTGATCTCGATCGAACCGGACACAGGGGCGATCCTCGCTGTCACAGGCGGGTTTGAATATTCAAAATCCATGTTCAACAGGGCTGTTCAGGCGAAACGTCAGGTGGGCAGTCTCTTCAAGCCCATAGTCTATTCCGCCGCACTTGAGAACGGCTATAACGTAATGACGGAAACCTATGATGCCCCTGTGGTAAAGCCCATGGAGGAAGAGGGTGAGTACTGGAAGCCCGAAAACTACTCCGGCAGATTTTACGGACTGACCACACTTAAGGAAGCGCTCACACAGTCCAGAAACGTTGTGACAATCAAAATAGCCGAGAAAATAGGCATAGGCACAATACTTTCATACGCTAAAAAATTCGGAATGACGGAACACCTCGCGAGGGATCTTTCCATCAGCATAGGCTCCGGTTCCGCTCCGCTCATTGAAATGGTTTACGCATTCAGCGTTTTTCCCAACCTTGGATACAGGGTTCAGCCTTACTATGTGACAAAAATAGAGGACGGCAGGGGAAAGCTGATCAGGGAATATAAACCCTCAGGCAAAACAGACGTTATCAAGCCCGAAACAGCGCAGATAATGACAGAGATTATGGAAAATGTCGTGGAGCAGGGTACAGGCAAAAGAGCACGCATCCTCCACAGACCCACAGGCGGCAAAACAGGCACTACCAACGATTTTAAGGATGCGTGGTTTGTGGGCTATCTTCCCAATGTTGTGAGCGGTGTATGGATCGGGTTTGACGATTTCAAAGCCATAGGCCACTCAATGGCAGGAGCCAGCGCAGCTTTGCCTGCGTGGGTGGACTACATGAACAGATCACTGCGTCAGTTTCCTTATGCCGTTTTCCCTGTTGCAGATAACGTTATGTATTACAAAGTCGATACAGGAACCCATAAAATCACGGACAGCTACGCCACGGATTTCAGCTTCGAGCCATACGATGTGACAGAGTGA
- the uvrB gene encoding excinuclease ABC subunit UvrB has protein sequence MSFKLNSDYLPAGDQPAAIDQLTENFRDGADAQVLLGVTGSGKTYTMANVIQRLNVPALIIAHNKTLAAQLYGEFKKFFPENAVEYFVSYYDYYQPEAYVPSSDTYIEKDSSINEEIDKLRHSATRSLLERRDVIIVASVSCIYGLGSPEAYSGMLVVLETGEPADMEEVLEKLVEIQYERNDYDFHRGTYRLKGDTLEVFPAHEDSVAYRIEFFGDEVDRLSEFDPVTGKTIRERPKLAVYPATHYVTHKITREDAVKNIRNELLERCRFLEENNRLLEAQRLTQRTMYDIEMIMETGYCNGIENYSRFFEGRTTGEAPPTLLSYLPKDALVIIDESHITVPQVRGMYNGDRSRKTTLVEFGFRLPAALDNRPLKFEEFRSAVNRVMYVSATPADYELNDSKGIVAEQIIRPTGLIDPVIELRSAKTQVDDLLAEIQKITANGERVLVTTLTKRMAEELTKYYQEVGVRVEYLHSEIDTLERIKIIRNLRLGKFDVLVGINLLREGLDIPEVSLVAVLDADREGFLRSERSLIQTIGRAARNVNGRAIFYADRITPSMQSAMEETERRRQKQLAYNEEHGITPETIRNEISDIMESIYEKDYVTVDLPDEDGIRLTGNKEKDIAELKKKMQEYAEALEFEKAAKLRDMLFEYSVKK, from the coding sequence ATGAGTTTTAAACTTAATTCCGATTATCTTCCGGCGGGGGATCAGCCCGCCGCCATAGACCAGCTTACGGAGAATTTCCGCGACGGTGCGGATGCTCAGGTTCTTCTGGGTGTTACCGGTTCCGGCAAGACGTACACAATGGCCAATGTTATCCAGCGTCTTAATGTTCCAGCGCTGATAATAGCGCACAATAAGACTCTGGCGGCGCAGCTTTACGGCGAGTTTAAGAAATTTTTCCCTGAAAACGCCGTTGAGTATTTTGTCAGTTATTACGACTATTACCAGCCGGAAGCCTATGTCCCCTCCAGCGATACCTACATCGAGAAGGATTCCTCCATCAATGAGGAGATAGACAAGCTCCGCCACTCCGCCACAAGAAGCCTGCTTGAGAGGCGCGATGTAATAATCGTCGCCAGTGTTTCCTGCATATACGGTCTCGGTTCGCCGGAGGCCTACAGCGGGATGCTTGTTGTTCTTGAAACAGGCGAACCCGCCGACATGGAGGAGGTGCTGGAGAAGCTTGTGGAGATCCAGTACGAGCGCAATGACTATGACTTCCACAGGGGAACATACCGCCTTAAGGGGGACACCCTAGAGGTTTTCCCCGCCCATGAGGACTCGGTGGCTTACCGCATAGAGTTTTTCGGGGATGAGGTGGACAGGCTTTCGGAGTTTGACCCTGTTACCGGCAAAACCATAAGGGAGCGCCCGAAGCTTGCCGTTTATCCCGCCACGCACTATGTGACCCATAAAATAACAAGGGAAGATGCGGTAAAGAACATAAGAAACGAACTTCTGGAGCGCTGCCGCTTTCTTGAAGAGAACAACCGTCTCCTTGAAGCGCAGAGGCTCACCCAGCGCACTATGTATGACATAGAAATGATAATGGAGACGGGCTACTGCAACGGCATAGAAAACTACTCACGCTTTTTTGAAGGTCGCACAACCGGCGAGGCTCCGCCAACTCTGCTGAGCTATCTGCCGAAGGATGCTCTTGTCATCATAGACGAATCGCACATAACCGTTCCGCAGGTCCGCGGCATGTACAACGGCGACAGATCTCGCAAGACCACCCTGGTGGAGTTCGGTTTCCGCCTTCCTGCTGCTCTGGATAACCGTCCGCTTAAGTTTGAGGAGTTCCGCAGCGCGGTAAACCGTGTCATGTACGTGAGCGCCACTCCGGCGGACTATGAGCTTAATGATTCAAAAGGGATAGTTGCGGAGCAGATAATCCGCCCCACGGGGCTCATAGACCCTGTGATTGAGCTTCGCTCCGCCAAAACACAGGTGGACGACCTTCTGGCGGAGATTCAGAAGATAACTGCAAACGGCGAGCGTGTGCTTGTCACCACCCTGACGAAGCGCATGGCCGAAGAGCTCACGAAATATTATCAGGAAGTGGGTGTACGTGTGGAATACCTGCACTCCGAGATAGACACGCTGGAGAGGATCAAGATTATCCGCAACCTGCGTCTGGGCAAGTTTGATGTTCTGGTGGGTATAAACCTTCTTAGAGAAGGGCTTGACATACCGGAGGTAAGCCTTGTGGCTGTACTCGATGCGGACAGGGAAGGCTTCCTGCGTTCCGAGCGCTCCCTGATACAGACCATAGGCCGTGCCGCAAGAAACGTGAACGGCAGAGCTATCTTCTATGCGGACAGGATAACCCCCAGCATGCAGTCCGCCATGGAGGAGACCGAACGCAGAAGGCAGAAGCAGCTTGCCTATAACGAGGAGCACGGCATAACCCCCGAAACCATACGGAACGAAATCTCCGATATAATGGAAAGCATCTACGAAAAAGACTATGTAACTGTTGATCTGCCTGATGAGGATGGTATAAGATTGACGGGCAATAAAGAGAAAGACATAGCCGAACTTAAGAAAAAAATGCAGGAATACGCAGAGGCATTGGAGTTTGAAAAAGCGGCTAAGCTCCGTGACATGCTCTTTGAGTACAGTGTGAAAAAATGA
- a CDS encoding FmdB family zinc ribbon protein — protein MPIYEYRCRSCGKVTEMMESITSVEKVKECPACKGEAERIMSVSGFQLKGGGWHDQGYSKSPSCASADSASPKCASCPAAAGK, from the coding sequence ATGCCTATTTACGAGTACAGATGCAGGTCATGCGGAAAAGTTACAGAAATGATGGAAAGCATCACAAGCGTTGAGAAAGTAAAGGAATGTCCCGCCTGTAAGGGTGAGGCGGAAAGGATCATGTCCGTGAGCGGCTTTCAGCTTAAGGGCGGCGGATGGCATGATCAGGGGTATTCAAAAAGCCCGTCATGCGCATCAGCAGATTCGGCTTCGCCTAAGTGCGCCTCCTGCCCTGCCGCAGCGGGTAAATAG
- a CDS encoding bacteriohemerythrin, translating into MIKKGNGFITGIEFMDQQHSFFVAAMNRLLEAMKNGEGKEEIRKTMRFVELHILKYLPREEEFMRENNYHDMEFHIIQHKKFKADFEEIKDIYFSKGYSVSLPLTLQRKMQDWLAHHISKTDSILGDYINSVHKAGGGTAG; encoded by the coding sequence ATGATTAAAAAGGGGAACGGTTTTATCACGGGAATAGAGTTCATGGATCAGCAGCACAGCTTTTTTGTCGCCGCCATGAACCGTCTGCTCGAAGCTATGAAAAACGGCGAGGGTAAGGAAGAAATCCGTAAAACCATGCGTTTTGTTGAGCTTCATATACTCAAATATCTTCCGAGGGAAGAGGAATTCATGCGTGAAAACAACTATCACGACATGGAGTTCCACATCATTCAGCACAAAAAATTCAAGGCTGATTTTGAGGAGATAAAAGACATCTACTTCTCAAAAGGCTACTCTGTCTCCCTTCCTCTGACTCTTCAGAGAAAAATGCAGGACTGGCTTGCGCACCACATAAGCAAGACTGACAGCATCCTTGGGGATTATATCAACTCTGTTCACAAAGCCGGCGGCGGAACCGCAGGCTGA